CGACCTCCTGGAGCGGCTGCGCGACCTGATCGTGGTCGCCGCGACGAGCGTCGACGGCGCGGCCGCGGTGCTGCGCGGGGTGCCGCAGGACGAACTCGACCGGATGGGCGTCCAGGCGATGAAGTTCGGCGCGACCGAGCTCAGCCGGGCCGCCGACATCGTGAACGCCGCGCTCACCGAGATGACCGGCGCGACCTCGCCGCGCTTGCACCTGGAGCTGATGATCGCGCGCGTGCTGGTGCCGTCGAGCGACGACAGCGAGCGCGGGGCATTGGCGCGTGTCGAGCGGCTGGAGCGGCGGGTCGGGGTGAGCGATGCCGGTGGGGCGCGGGAGGCTGCTGCGCCTGCGCCTGCGGCTGCTCCTGCGCCGGCTCCTGCCTCTGTTCCTGCTCCTGCTCGTGCTTCGGTGCCCGCGCCTGTTCCTGCGCCGCAGCCCGCCCCTGGTACTTCGGCGCCGGTGGCCGCCCCGGTCCCGACGCCGGCCGCGCCGGAGCCCGTCGAGCCTCCCGCGAAGGCTGCGAAGGCCACGAAGACCGCGGAGCCGAATCCGGCCCCGCCAGCTCCCGAGCCGGTCGCCGCGCCCGCGACTCCGGCTGCCCCCGCGGCCGTCGGCGCCGTGAGCACGCAGCAGGTCAAGGACTCCTGGCCGCAGATCCTCGACGCCGTGCAGCGCGCCAAGCGCAGCGCATGGATGGTGGTGTTCACCGCGCAGGTCCGGTCGCTGAACGACGACGTGCTGACGCTGTCGTTCCCGAGCGACAACGACGTGCAGAGTTTCCGCCAGCCGCAGGCGCAGGGCGGCCAGGGCGTGAGCGAGTACCTCCGCCAGGCGATCATCGACATCCTGGGCATCCGGGTCAAGTTCATCGCGCGCGCCGACGGCGCGCCGGCCGGCGGCGGCTCGTCTCGCCCGTCCGCGGGAGCGCCCTCCGCGCCCGAGGCGCCGACCTGGCCGGGCGCCGATGGAGACGGTTCCGCTGCGCGCCCGGCGTCGGGAGCGGCCCCCGCGTCGTCGTCGGCGCCTGCTCCGGCCTCATCCACCGCTCCGGCGTCATCCACCGCTCCCGGCGCGGCGGCCTCGGCGTCCGTCACCGAGTGGGCGACGGTCGCCATCCCCGCGGCGGCGCCCGCCGCCGTCGCCACGCTGGAACGTCCGCAGGCCGCTCCCGTGCGCGCTGCCGCGCCGTCAGCAGCTCCTGTCACCGACGAGCTGCCACCGGACGACCTGGAGCCGCCGGAGGAGATCGAGCCTCCCTACGAGGCCGAGGTCCCGGAGGAGCCCGAGGGCGACTGGGCGGCGGCGCCATCCGCTGCCGAGACGGCCGCGCCCTCCGCAGCCCCGCAGCGCGCCGTCACGCGCCCTGCCGCTGAGCGTCAGGCTCCCGAGCGCACCCCCGTTGCGCCGCCCGCAGCCGAGCGCCCCGCCGCCACCCGCCCCACCGCGGAGCGCTCCGCCCCCGCCTCCGGCGCCCGCACGCCCACCTTCCAGGCCCCGCAGCGCTACGGCGAGGCGGTCGTCCGCGAGATCCTCGGTGCACGCTTCCTGGAGGAGCAGCCCGCCCCTCCCATGAACGGCATGAGGTAACGCCGTGTACGAGGGCATCGTCCAGGAGCTGATCGACGAGCTGGGTCGGCTTCCCGGCATCGGGCCGAAGTCGGCACAGCGCATTGCGTTCCACATCCTGCAGACCGAGAGCTTCGACGTCACCCGGCTCGCCGAGGTGCTGCTCGAGGTGCGCGACAAGGTGCGCTTCTGCGAGATCTGCGGCAACGTCTCCGAACAGCCGACCTGCACGATCTGCCGCGACCCGCGCCGCTCTCCCGACACCATCTGCGTGGTCGAGGAGGCCAAGGACGTCGTCGCCATCGAGCGCACCCGCGAGTTCCGCGGCCTGTACCACGTGCTCGGCGGCGCCATCAGCCCGATCGACGGCGTCGGGCCCGACGACCTCCGCATCCGGCAGCTCATGCAGCGCCTCGCCGACGGCACCGTGCAGGAGGTCATCATCGCGACCGACCCCAACCTGGAGGGGGAGGCCACGGCCACCTACCTCAGCCGCCTGCTGACCACGCTGGAGATCCGCGTCACCCGGCTCGCCTCCGGCCTCCCCGTCGGCGGCGACCTGGAGTACGCCGACGAGGTCACCCTCGGCCGCGCCTTCGAAGGCCGCCGCCAAGTCTCTTAACCCAGACCAACCCCTCCCGCCCCACCACCCCCAAGCCCTCATCCGCCGAGGGGCACGTCGTTGTCACTTCTGGGCGCGAAAAGCGACAACAACGTGCCCCTCGATCACCGCCTGGGCGTTCCGTCACATGGCCGGGCGGGCATATCCCCGGCCGGTAGAATGGTCACTCCCGTGAGTTCTGGAGTGCCTGTGGCCCTGATCGTTCAGAAATACGGCGGCTCGTCCGTCGCCGACGCCGAGAGCATCAAGCGCGTCGCCAAGCGCATCGTCGAGACGCGCAAGGCGGGCAACGAGGTCGTCGTGGCCGTCTCCGCCATGGGCGACACCACCGACGAGCTGGTCGACCTGGCCCACGAGGTCACGCCGATCCCCGCGCCGCGCGAGCTGGACATGCTGCTCACGGCGGGGGAGCGCATTTCGATGGCGCTGCTCGCGATGTCGATCAAGAGCATGGGCTACGACGCGCGCTCCTTCACGGGCAGCCAGGCCGGCATGATCACCGACGCCCAGCACGGCGCCGCCCGCATCGTGGATGTCACCCCCGGCCGCATCAAGGAGGCGCTCGACGAGGGCGCGATCGCCATCGTCGCCGGCTTCCAGGGCTTCAACCGCGACACCCGCGACATCACGACCCTCGGCCGCGGCGGCTCCGACACCACCGCCGTCGCCCTCGCCGCCGCGCTCGGCGCCGAGGTCTGCGAGATCTACACCGATGTCGACGGCGTGTTCACCTCGGACCCCCGGCAGGTCCCGCTCGCCCGCAAGATCGACCGCATCACCAGCGAGGAGATGCTCGAGCTCGCGGCCGCCGGCGCCAAGGTCCTGCACATCCGCGCGGTGGAGTACGCCCGCCGCCACAACGTGACCCTGCACGTGCGCTCCTCGTTCTCGAACCGGGTGGGCACGTACGTCCTCAATGAAGCAGCTGCGGCCGAGGCCGCGAAGAAGGATGGAATCGTGGAAGAGCCGATCATCTCCGGAGTCGCCACCGATCTGAGCGAGGCGAAGATCACCGTCGTCGGCGTGCCCGACGTCCCCGGCAAGGCGGCGCAGATCTTCAAGATCGTCGCGAAGGCCAACGCCAACGTCGACATGATCGTCCAGAACGTGTCCGCCGCCGCGACCAGCCTCACCGACATCTCGTTCACCCTCCCGAAGTCGGAGGGCCAGCGCGTGCTGACCGCCCTGAACGGCGAGCGCGACGAGGTCGGCTTCCAGGCCCTCCAGTACGACGACCAGATCGGCAAGCTCGCCCTGGTCGGCGCCGGGATGCGCACCAACTCGGGCGTCTCCGCGAAGCTGTTCGAAGCGCTGTACGTCGCGGGAATCAACATCGAGATGATCTCCACCAGCGAGATCCGCATCTCGGTCGTCACTCGCGCCGACACCGTGGCGGAGGCCGCCCGCGTCGTGCACACCGCCTTCGGGCTGGACGGCGACGAGAAGGCGATCGTCTACGCCGGCACCGGCCGCTGAGCCGCTCCCGCCGCCCGCGGGAATGGCCGCCGTCGCCATCCCGTTCACCTCTTCAGACCACGACACCGAAGGACACACCATGAGCGAGACCACTCCCGGCTTCGACATCGCCGTCGTCGGCGCCACCGGCCAGGTCGGCGCCGTGATGCGCCAGTTGCTGGAGGAGCGCGACTTCCCGGTGAAGAGCATCCGGTTCTTCGCATCGTCGCGCTCGGCCGGCACGAAGCTGCCGTTCCGCGGCGAGGAGATCACGGTCGAGGACGTGGAGATCGCCGACGTCTCCGGCATCGACATCGCCCTGTTCTCGGCCGGCGCCACCGGCTCGAAGGCGCACGCGCCCCGGTTCGCCGAGGCCGGCGCCATCGTCATCGACAACTCCAGCGGCTGGCGGATGGACCCGGACGTGCCGCTCGTGGTCTCCGAGGTGAACCCCGAGGCCATCGACGACGCGCGCAAGGGCATCATCGCGAACCCCAACTGCACCACGATGGCCGCCATGCCAGTGCTGAAGGTCCTGCACGAGGAGGCCGGCCTCCAGCGCCTCATCGTGAGCACCTACCAGGCCGTGTCGGGCTCCGGCCTGGCCGGCGCCGAGGAGCTGGCCGGTCAGATCCGCACGGCTGTCGCCGACGAGAACCTGCTCCAACTCGTGCACGACGGCTCGTCCGTCGCGATGCCCGAGCCGGTCAAGTACGTGCGCCCGATCGCGTTCGACGTCATCCCGCTCGCCGGCACGATCGTCGAGGACGGCTTCAACGAGACCGACGAGGAGAAGAAGCTCCGCAACGAGAGCCGCAAGATCCTCGGCCTCCCGGAGCTGCTGGTGAGCGGCACCTGCGTGCGGGTGCCCGTGTTCACCGGCCATTCGCTGTCCATCAACGCCGAGTTCGCGTCGCCGATCAGCCCCAAGCGTGCCACCGAGCTGCTGTCCGATGCGCCCGGCGTGAAGCTCACCGACGTCCCCACCCCGCTGGAGGCCGCCGGCCAGGACCCGAGCTTCGTCGGCCGCATCCGCGCGGACGAGGGCGCCCCGGAGGGCCGCGGCCTCGCGCTGTTCATCAGCAACGACAACCTCCGCAAGGGCGCCGCGCTCAACGCGGTGCAGATCGCCGAACTCGTAGCAGCCCGCCTCACGTCCCGCGTCGCCGGCTAGCCCCTCTGTCGAAGGGCACGTAAACGCCCCTAAAACGCGGTTTTAGGGGCATTTACGTGCCCTTCGGCGGCTCCGGGAACGCGCCGAGGCGGCGCGCGGCGGCGTCCTGGTGGGCCAGGCGGCGCAGCGCCGCGACCACCGGGTCGTAGAGCGCCGTCCCGAGCACCGCGTAGGCGAGCGCCCCTTCCCGGCCGCCGTCCTCCGGCATTCGGCTGAGGTCGTACTCCGCCATCGCCCGCAGGTGCTCCGCGTACACGTGGAGGCGCTCGTCCGTCATCGGGATGCCGCCGGCCTCCACCGCCTCCAGCGCGCGTTCGAGCTGGGCCACCGCGGCGAACCGCTCGTCGTAGACCTGTCCGATCGCAGCGAGAGCGGCGTGTGCGCGCGGGTAGGGCGGCTGCGCGTCGTCGAGGTACGGCGGAAGGGCCGCGACCGCGCTCCCCAGCGCGTCGAAGAGCTCGCCGTCGGGATGGTCGATCAGGTCGAGCACGTCCTTCACCCGGCCCAGCGGCAGCCCCGCCACGTCCGAGAGCGCGCGGATGAGGCCGATGCGGCGCACGTGCTCCTCGCCGTAGTCCGCGCGCGTCGCGCTGACGGCCTCCCCGGGCGGGAGCATCCCCTGCCGCAGGTAGAACTTGACCGTCGCCAGCGGCACGCCCGTCCGCTCGACCAGCTCCGAGATGCGCATCCGTCCTCCGAACCTCTTGACTACGGATACTAATACTATCTAATCTTTGGATACAGACACTATCCAACGCGCGTCATCCAACTGAGGAGCCGTCATGCTGCTGCAACCCGCCAGCGCCATCACCGCCGGCATCGTCCTGCTCACCGTCATCGGGGTCGCCTACGGCGGCACCTTCATGCTGCGCGTCGTCACCGGCAAGCAGGGGGCCAACGACCTCCAGAAGTCCTTCTTCCGCGCCGGACACGCGCACGCGGGCGTCCTCGTCATCCTCGGCCTCGTCACCCTGCCGCTGCTCGACGCCGCGAGGGTGACCGGCTGGATGCACTTCGGCGCGATCGGGGTCCTGGTCGCCGCCATCCTCATCCCCGCCGGGTTCTTCTTCTCGCCGCTCGGCCGCGACCCGCAGAAGCCGAACGGCGCGATCGCGCTCGTCTGGATCGGGTTCGGCGTGCTGCTGCTCAGCATGGTCGTCTCCGGCGTCGCCCTGATCATCGCCGGGGCCTCGGCGGCCTGAGGGATGTCTCGATATCGAGACAGAATCCCGGCGCGACGGCAGGTCCCGAGCACACTCACCGTAGGATTGTCTGGTGAGCACTGACCCCATCGACGTCGTCCTGATCGGCGGCGGCATCATGAGCGCGACGCTGGGCTCCATGATCCAGCGCGTCCAGCCCGACTGGACCATCCGCATCTACGAGTCCCTGGGCGAGGTCGCCCAGGAGAGCTCGAACCCGTGGAACAACGCAGGAACGGGCCACGCCGCCCTCTGCGAGCTGAACTACATGCCGGAGGCCGCCGACGGCAGCGTCGACCCGGCCAAAGCCATCAGCATCAACGAGCAGTTCCAGCTCAGCCGGCAGTACTGGGCCTCCCTGGTCGCCGCGGGCCACCTGCCCGCCCCGGACACGTTCATCAACGCGACGCCGCACATGACGTTCGTGCGCGGCCGCGACAACGTCCGCTACCTCCGCAAGCGCTACGAGGCGCTCAAGGACCAGCCGCTGTTCGAGGGCATGGAGTACTCCGAGGACCCGGCGACGATCGGCGAGTGGACCCCGCTGCTCACCAAGAAGCGCAACGCCAAGCAGCGCATCGCCGCCACCCGCCAGACCGCGGGCACCGACGTCGACTTCGGCGCGCTCACCCGCGCACTCGTCGACGACCTGGTCGCGAACGGCGCCGAGCTCGCCCTCAACCACAAGGTGCTCAGCATCAAGCGCACCGCGGACGAGCTCTGGAAGATCAAGGTTCGCCACGAGGTCGGCCACACGCCGCACGAGGCGCTCGCACGATTCGTGTTCGTCGGCGCGGGCGGCGGCGCCCTGCACCTGCTGCAGAAGTCCGGCATCCCTGAGATCAAGGGCTTCGGCGGCTTCCCGATCTCGGGCCAGTTCCTCCGCACCTCCAACCCGAAGATCGTCGCGCAGCACCAGGCGAAGGTCTACGGCAAGGCCGCGGTCGGCGCTCCGCCGATGTCGGTCCCGCACCTCGACACCCGCGTGGTGGACGGGGAGACCTCCCTGCTGTTCGGCCCGTACGCCGGCTTCAGCCCCAAGTTCCTGAAGAGCGGAAGCTGGTGGGACCTGCCCGGCTCGGTCCGCGCGGGCAACCTCGGCCCGATGCTCGCGGTCGCGCGCGACAACTTCTCCCTCATCAAGTACCTGGTGGGCGAGGTGCTCGCCAACCGGGCCAAGAAGATGAAGGCGCTGCAGGAGTTCATGCCGACCGCGAAGTCGGAGGACTGGGAGCTCATCACCGCAGGCCAGCGCGTGCAGGTGATGAAGAAGGACCCGAAGAAGGGCGGCGTGCTGCAGTTCGGCACCGAGGTGATCGCCTCCGCGGACGGCTCGATCGCCGGTCTGCTCGGCGCGTCCCCTGGCGCGTCGACGGCCGTGCCGATCATGGTCGACCTCCTCAAGCAGTGCTTCCCCGACCGCTACGAGGGCTGGCTGCCGACGCTGAAGCAGCTCATCCCCACGGTCGGCACCACGCTCAACGACCGCCCGGAGGAGGCCGAGCGCGTGCTCGCCGAGACCGCGGCGGTGCTCGACCTGGCGGAGAGCCCCGCCGGTCAGGTCGTCCGGGCCTGACCTCTGGCCAACCGCAGCCGATCCGTACCCGTCGGTACGGATCGGCTGGACAGTCGCGGGCGCGACCTGTTATCGTCGTCCTCGCTATGAAGTGATCACCTCCTCTCGTCCCGCGCCCGAGGCGCCGTCGATCGAGTGAGCGACCCCATAGGTCCTGCGCCGCCTGGTCATCCAGCACCGGGCGCTCCGGCGCACTCGTCGCGGAAGTCCGCCCGGCGGGAGCCTGCTCCGTGATGGAGCGCCCGGAAGGTGGTCACATTGCCAACACTCACTCTCACTCCACTGCGCGCCGACGGTGTCTCCGTCAGCTACGGCGACCGGCGCGTGCTCACCGACGTCTCCCTCACCGTGCCTCCCGGCGCCCGCCTCGGCCTGATCGGCGAGAACGGCGCGGGCAAGTCCACGCTGCTGCGGGTGCTCGCGGGGGCTGAGACCCCGGACTCCGGCCTCGTCCAGCGGCCGAAGCGGGTCGGCTTCCTCTGGCAGGAGGTCCGCTTCTCGCCCGACGAGACGCTCGCCACGCTGATCGAGGACGCCCTCGCCGAGGTGCGCGCGATCGAGCACGAGCTGGAGGCCGCGGCGGCGGCGCTCGCGGGGGACGACCCCGCGGCGCACGCGCGGTACGACGCCGCCCTCGCGGCGGCCGAGCTCGCCGAGGTGTGGTCGATCGCGTCGCGTCGCGACGCGCTCCTCGACGGTCTCGGGGTCGGCGCCATCCCGCTGGCCCGGCGGCTGGACGAGGTCTCGGGAGGGCAGCGCAGCCGGTTCGCGCTGGCCGCGCTGCTGCTCGGCCGGCCGGAGGCGCTGCTGCTCGACGAGCCGACGAACCACCTGGACGACGCCGCCGCGGCGTTCCTGGAGTCGCAGCTCCTCGGCTGGCACGGCCCGGTGCTCTTCGCGAGCCACGACCGCGCGTTCCTCGACTCGGCGGCCACCGGCCTCCTCGACCTGGACCCGACGCGCACCGGCACGACCGTGTTCGGCGGCGGCTACAGTGCGTATCTCGCCGAGAAGACGGCCGAGCGGCACCGCTGGGAGAAGCAGTACGCCGACGAGCAGGCCGAGCTCGCTGCGTTGAAGCACGCGGTCGACGTGACCGCGCGCTCCATCGCCTGGTCGGGCAAGGTCCGCGACAACGACAAGTTCGTGAAGTCGTACAAGGGCAACACCCTGGACCGGCAGATCAGCCGGCGCGTGCGCAACGCGGACGGCCGGCTGGAGGAGCTGACCAGCACGCAGGTCCGCAAGCCGCCCAAGCCGCTCGGCTTCTCCGGCATCCCCGCGGGGTTCCAGGCCGTGGGCGGGGAGGCCGGGTCGCTGCTGCAGGCGGACGACCTCCACGTGCCCGGCCGGCTGAAGCTCGACCGGTTCGCGGTGGAGGCGCAGTCGCGCGTGCTCGTGACCGGGGCCAACGGTGCAGGCAAGTCGACGCTGCTCTCGGTGCTCGCCGGGCGGATCGTTCCGCTCGTCGGGACGGTGCAGCGCCGGCGCGGCCTGCGGGTGGAGCTCCTGGAGCAGGATGTGCGCTTCGCGGACCCGACGCAGACCCCCCGGCGGATCTACGAGCTGGCGCTGGGGGAGCGGCGCGCGGAGGCCGTCCCGCTCTCGGGGCTCGGCCTGATCGCCCCGCGCGACCTCGACCGGGAGGTCGGCGCGCTGTCCGTGGGGCAGCAGCGCCGGCTCGCGCTTGCGCTGATCATGGCGCGGCCGCCGCACGTGTTCCTGCTGGACGAGCCGACCAACCACCTCTCGCTCAGCCTGGCGACCGAGCTGGAGGCCGCCCTCGGCGGATACCCCGGCGCGGTCGTGGTCGCGAGCCATGACCGCTGGCTGCGCGAGCGCTGGTCGGGGGAGGTGGTGTCGCTGCGGAGCGCCACGCTGCGCGACGCTTGACGAAGATTCGAACATATGTTCGAATAGTTCCATGAGGTGGAGCGGGCAGGAGCTGGCGGTGGAGACGCCGTCAGCCCTGCCCGGTCTCGCCCGGCTGAACAACCTGGTGCGGTCGGTGCGCACGCCGGAGTTCGCGGGCATCACGTTCCACGAGATCCTTGCCAAGTCGGCGCTCAACAAGATCCCCGGCGGGGGAGGGCCGATGCCCTTCGGCTGGACGATCAACCCGTACCGCGGCTGCTCGCACGCCTGCGTCTACTGCTTCGCGCGTCCCACGCACAGCTATCTGGAGCTCGACCAGGGCAAGGACTTCGACCAGGAGATCATCGTCAAGGTCAACGTGGCCGACGTGCTGCGCAAGGAGCTGACGAAGCCGAGCTGGGGCCACCACCCGGTCGCGCTCGGCACCAACACCGACCCGTACCAGCGGGCCGAGGGGCGCTATGCGCTGATGCCCGGCATCATCGATGCGCTGACCGACTCCGGCACGCCGTTCAGCATCCTTACCAAGGGGTCGCTGCTCCGGCGCGACCTCGACCGGCTGGCGGAGGCGGCGACGCGGGTCCCCGTCGACCTCGCGATGTCGATCGCGGTCTACGACGACGAACTGCAGCAGTCGGTCGAACCGGGAACGCCCACGACCAAGGCACGGCTGGCGACCGTCACCGCCGTCCGCGAGCACGGCCTCGACTGCGGGGTGTTCCTGATGCCGATCCTGCCGTACCTCACGGATACGCGGGCGCACCTCGATGAGGCACTGCGCCAGGCGAAGGAGGCCGGCGCCACCAGTGTGCTCTACACCGCGCTGCACCTGAAGCCCGGCGTCAAGGAGTGGTACTACCTGTGGCTGGGCCGGGAGCATCCGGAGCTGCTGCCCCAATACCGCAGCATGTACGGCCGCGGCACGTACGCGCCCAAGGAGTACCGCACCTGGCTGGCAGCGCGGATCAAGCCGCTCATCCGAGCATACCGACTCGAGCGCGGCCAGGAGGATCCGCTGACCGGGGGAGTGCGTTCGTCGGCGCTCGGGATGCTGCGCGACGGCGAGGGGGAGCGGCGTGCAGTGGATCGGGTGGCGCCCGAGGAGGTCGCGCCCGAGTCGGCGCTGGTGACGCTCGGGGTGCAGCCGACGTTGTTCTGAGGGGGTCACGCACTCCCGCGGGGTACAACACGCCGATCTGCCCGGGGTACACAGCGGGCAGGGTTGCTGCCATAATCCCCACTGGGAGGCCGCCGACGCGCGATCTCCCACCGACGCCCCCACCGTCGGTCCCTCTCGCGCCGAAGGAGTCCGGTGTCGCTCGGCCTTCCCAGCCACCTCTCCAGGCAGGCGAATTCGCGCGCGCTGGCCACGGCGGCGCGCTGGGCCGCGCTGGTCTGCCTGGTGATGGCCGCTGTCAACGTCGCGGTGTCGACGGTCGGCGGGACCACCGGCGCCGCCTCCTGGATCAGCACCCTCGTGCTGCTGCCGATGATCGCGCTGCTGCTCCTGCTGTCGCGCGGCCGGACCGTCCTGCTCACGATCGTCTACCTGCTCGTCGGCGCGGTCTGCACCTACTTCTACGTCTACCTGATCTTCGACAGCACCCCCGAGTATCAGGACACGAACCTGCTCGTCGTCGCCCTCCCCGTCGTCGCGATGACCCTCGTCGGCGGGACCGGCACCGGCTCGCTCGTCGGCGTGCTGTGGGCCACGCTCGGGTTCGCGCTCGCGGAGACCGCCGTCTTCCTCGGGGCGACAGCGGCCGGGCGGGTCTTCCGGCCCGACGCCATCTCGCTGAGCGCCTACCTGCTGCTGGTCGGCGTGCTCGCGTTCGACGGGCTCACCCGCGGCTCGCGCTCGCGGACGCAGGGCGCCATCCACCGCGCCGTCCGCGACTCCCGGCTCGTCGACCTGCGGCGCGAGCTGCTCGCGGAGTCCACGGCCGACCTCCACGACACCGTCCTCAGCGAGCTCGTCGCCGTCGCCAGCACGGAGCCGGGGGAGCTGCCCGCGCGGCTCCGGCAGCGCATCGAGTCCGACCTCCACCGCCTCGGGGGCGCCGGGATGCCCGCCGACGAGCAGAAGCCCACCGACGAGGACCCCTGGTACGACAGCGAACTGCGCCGGGCCATTGAGGACGCGCGCGACGAGGGCATCGCCATCGACATCTCCGGGGAGCGGGAGGCCGTCGCGCTCCTGAGCGCCGACGCCCGCCGCGCGGTCGGGCTCGCCGTCCGCCAGTGCCTGGTCAATGTGCTGCGGCACTCCGGCAGCGCGACCGCCGAGGTCGCGTTCTCCTGCGGCGACGCCTCCGTCTCGGTCATGGTCGTCGACGGCGGTCGCGGCTTCGCGGCGGCCGGCGTCCCCGCCGGCGACCGGCTGGGCCTGCGCCAATCGGTGCACGACAGGATCAGCAAGGTCGGCGGTTCGGTCACCGTCTACTCCGCGGAAGACGTCGGGACGACCGTGATCATGACCCTCCCGGTCGCGGAGGCGGCATGAACCAGGTGCTGTCCGAGACCATCGTCCACTACCGGTCGCTGCCCGTGGAGCGCACGCCGCAGCGGCTGGACCCGCTCGGCGTGCAGTCCGCCTGGCTCCTCGTCCCGCTGCTCGGCGCCGTCGCGGTGGCCTACGCGGTGTTCTCCACATTCCTGCACCACGCCCAGTTCCGC
This genomic stretch from Leifsonia sp. EB41 harbors:
- a CDS encoding DNA polymerase III subunit gamma and tau, whose translation is MVTALYRRYRPDTFADMIGQSQVTEPLMTALRTNRVNHAYLFSGPRGCGKTTSARILARCLNCAEGPTDTPCGKCESCVELSRDGSGSLDVVEIDAASHNGVDDARDIRERAIFAPARDRYKIFILDEAHMVTPQGFNALLKIVEEPPEHVKFIFATTEPEKVIGTIRSRTHHYPFRLVPPAQMLEYVQQLCDSEGMTVAPGVLPLVVRAGGGSPRDTLSLLDQLMAGSEGSSIEYERAVALLGYTHAALLDEVIDAIAARDAAGAFAAVDRVIQTGQDPRRFVDDLLERLRDLIVVAATSVDGAAAVLRGVPQDELDRMGVQAMKFGATELSRAADIVNAALTEMTGATSPRLHLELMIARVLVPSSDDSERGALARVERLERRVGVSDAGGAREAAAPAPAAAPAPAPASVPAPARASVPAPVPAPQPAPGTSAPVAAPVPTPAAPEPVEPPAKAAKATKTAEPNPAPPAPEPVAAPATPAAPAAVGAVSTQQVKDSWPQILDAVQRAKRSAWMVVFTAQVRSLNDDVLTLSFPSDNDVQSFRQPQAQGGQGVSEYLRQAIIDILGIRVKFIARADGAPAGGGSSRPSAGAPSAPEAPTWPGADGDGSAARPASGAAPASSSAPAPASSTAPASSTAPGAAASASVTEWATVAIPAAAPAAVATLERPQAAPVRAAAPSAAPVTDELPPDDLEPPEEIEPPYEAEVPEEPEGDWAAAPSAAETAAPSAAPQRAVTRPAAERQAPERTPVAPPAAERPAATRPTAERSAPASGARTPTFQAPQRYGEAVVREILGARFLEEQPAPPMNGMR
- the recR gene encoding recombination mediator RecR, with amino-acid sequence MYEGIVQELIDELGRLPGIGPKSAQRIAFHILQTESFDVTRLAEVLLEVRDKVRFCEICGNVSEQPTCTICRDPRRSPDTICVVEEAKDVVAIERTREFRGLYHVLGGAISPIDGVGPDDLRIRQLMQRLADGTVQEVIIATDPNLEGEATATYLSRLLTTLEIRVTRLASGLPVGGDLEYADEVTLGRAFEGRRQVS
- a CDS encoding aspartate kinase, coding for MALIVQKYGGSSVADAESIKRVAKRIVETRKAGNEVVVAVSAMGDTTDELVDLAHEVTPIPAPRELDMLLTAGERISMALLAMSIKSMGYDARSFTGSQAGMITDAQHGAARIVDVTPGRIKEALDEGAIAIVAGFQGFNRDTRDITTLGRGGSDTTAVALAAALGAEVCEIYTDVDGVFTSDPRQVPLARKIDRITSEEMLELAAAGAKVLHIRAVEYARRHNVTLHVRSSFSNRVGTYVLNEAAAAEAAKKDGIVEEPIISGVATDLSEAKITVVGVPDVPGKAAQIFKIVAKANANVDMIVQNVSAAATSLTDISFTLPKSEGQRVLTALNGERDEVGFQALQYDDQIGKLALVGAGMRTNSGVSAKLFEALYVAGINIEMISTSEIRISVVTRADTVAEAARVVHTAFGLDGDEKAIVYAGTGR
- a CDS encoding aspartate-semialdehyde dehydrogenase; the encoded protein is MSETTPGFDIAVVGATGQVGAVMRQLLEERDFPVKSIRFFASSRSAGTKLPFRGEEITVEDVEIADVSGIDIALFSAGATGSKAHAPRFAEAGAIVIDNSSGWRMDPDVPLVVSEVNPEAIDDARKGIIANPNCTTMAAMPVLKVLHEEAGLQRLIVSTYQAVSGSGLAGAEELAGQIRTAVADENLLQLVHDGSSVAMPEPVKYVRPIAFDVIPLAGTIVEDGFNETDEEKKLRNESRKILGLPELLVSGTCVRVPVFTGHSLSINAEFASPISPKRATELLSDAPGVKLTDVPTPLEAAGQDPSFVGRIRADEGAPEGRGLALFISNDNLRKGAALNAVQIAELVAARLTSRVAG
- a CDS encoding MerR family transcriptional regulator is translated as MRISELVERTGVPLATVKFYLRQGMLPPGEAVSATRADYGEEHVRRIGLIRALSDVAGLPLGRVKDVLDLIDHPDGELFDALGSAVAALPPYLDDAQPPYPRAHAALAAIGQVYDERFAAVAQLERALEAVEAGGIPMTDERLHVYAEHLRAMAEYDLSRMPEDGGREGALAYAVLGTALYDPVVAALRRLAHQDAAARRLGAFPEPPKGT
- a CDS encoding malate:quinone oxidoreductase, whose protein sequence is MSTDPIDVVLIGGGIMSATLGSMIQRVQPDWTIRIYESLGEVAQESSNPWNNAGTGHAALCELNYMPEAADGSVDPAKAISINEQFQLSRQYWASLVAAGHLPAPDTFINATPHMTFVRGRDNVRYLRKRYEALKDQPLFEGMEYSEDPATIGEWTPLLTKKRNAKQRIAATRQTAGTDVDFGALTRALVDDLVANGAELALNHKVLSIKRTADELWKIKVRHEVGHTPHEALARFVFVGAGGGALHLLQKSGIPEIKGFGGFPISGQFLRTSNPKIVAQHQAKVYGKAAVGAPPMSVPHLDTRVVDGETSLLFGPYAGFSPKFLKSGSWWDLPGSVRAGNLGPMLAVARDNFSLIKYLVGEVLANRAKKMKALQEFMPTAKSEDWELITAGQRVQVMKKDPKKGGVLQFGTEVIASADGSIAGLLGASPGASTAVPIMVDLLKQCFPDRYEGWLPTLKQLIPTVGTTLNDRPEEAERVLAETAAVLDLAESPAGQVVRA
- a CDS encoding ABC-F family ATP-binding cassette domain-containing protein, which gives rise to MPTLTLTPLRADGVSVSYGDRRVLTDVSLTVPPGARLGLIGENGAGKSTLLRVLAGAETPDSGLVQRPKRVGFLWQEVRFSPDETLATLIEDALAEVRAIEHELEAAAAALAGDDPAAHARYDAALAAAELAEVWSIASRRDALLDGLGVGAIPLARRLDEVSGGQRSRFALAALLLGRPEALLLDEPTNHLDDAAAAFLESQLLGWHGPVLFASHDRAFLDSAATGLLDLDPTRTGTTVFGGGYSAYLAEKTAERHRWEKQYADEQAELAALKHAVDVTARSIAWSGKVRDNDKFVKSYKGNTLDRQISRRVRNADGRLEELTSTQVRKPPKPLGFSGIPAGFQAVGGEAGSLLQADDLHVPGRLKLDRFAVEAQSRVLVTGANGAGKSTLLSVLAGRIVPLVGTVQRRRGLRVELLEQDVRFADPTQTPRRIYELALGERRAEAVPLSGLGLIAPRDLDREVGALSVGQQRRLALALIMARPPHVFLLDEPTNHLSLSLATELEAALGGYPGAVVVASHDRWLRERWSGEVVSLRSATLRDA
- a CDS encoding Rv2578c family radical SAM protein, which codes for MRWSGQELAVETPSALPGLARLNNLVRSVRTPEFAGITFHEILAKSALNKIPGGGGPMPFGWTINPYRGCSHACVYCFARPTHSYLELDQGKDFDQEIIVKVNVADVLRKELTKPSWGHHPVALGTNTDPYQRAEGRYALMPGIIDALTDSGTPFSILTKGSLLRRDLDRLAEAATRVPVDLAMSIAVYDDELQQSVEPGTPTTKARLATVTAVREHGLDCGVFLMPILPYLTDTRAHLDEALRQAKEAGATSVLYTALHLKPGVKEWYYLWLGREHPELLPQYRSMYGRGTYAPKEYRTWLAARIKPLIRAYRLERGQEDPLTGGVRSSALGMLRDGEGERRAVDRVAPEEVAPESALVTLGVQPTLF